One segment of Synechococcus sp. A15-24 DNA contains the following:
- a CDS encoding deoxyribose-phosphate aldolase: MADPRQDQSDLPSCLDQAVLDPLLTVEQLHERCDAGRQERVRAICTSLRQLPLLRERLGGQGGPKLIAAIGFPFGALPAELRLAEATWAAAHGADELDVVPDFSALVEGDSSGFAEDLAAITGLGLPVRVVLDMARLPEDLLAIAVEASIDADAAGLQSGNGFGPPCQAEQVAALSGLCRGRCAIKAAGGIHHPELAMDLLEAGAALLGTSSAPELLQALRRPIA; the protein is encoded by the coding sequence ATGGCTGACCCACGGCAGGATCAATCCGACCTGCCTTCCTGTCTGGACCAGGCGGTGCTGGACCCCCTGCTCACCGTGGAGCAGCTGCACGAACGCTGCGACGCCGGTCGTCAGGAGAGGGTGCGGGCGATCTGCACCAGCCTGCGTCAGTTGCCCTTGCTGCGGGAACGGCTGGGGGGCCAGGGAGGGCCGAAGCTGATCGCCGCCATCGGCTTTCCCTTTGGAGCCCTCCCCGCTGAACTGCGGCTGGCTGAGGCGACATGGGCGGCAGCCCATGGCGCTGACGAACTGGACGTAGTGCCGGATTTCAGTGCCTTGGTGGAGGGAGACAGCAGCGGCTTTGCCGAGGATCTAGCCGCCATAACCGGTTTGGGGCTGCCTGTGCGGGTGGTGCTGGACATGGCTCGGTTGCCGGAGGATCTCCTGGCGATCGCTGTGGAAGCCTCCATCGATGCCGACGCCGCAGGGCTACAGAGCGGCAATGGCTTTGGACCTCCCTGCCAGGCCGAGCAGGTGGCCGCCCTGTCAGGGTTGTGCCGCGGACGCTGCGCCATCAAGGCCGCCGGCGGGATCCACCACCCCGAGCTGGCCATGGATCTGCTTGAGGCCGGGGCAGCCCTGCTCGGCACCAGCAGCGCCCCCGAATTGCTGCAGGCACTCCGGCGACCGATCGCCTGA
- a CDS encoding PipX family protein — MAAERYLNHPTFGMLYRVAPAGEGRDIYATLYAQRMFFLVTLQPRGAQFEVIPYGDARHHADVNLQRCQRAGSEELENWRQLFDQTFI; from the coding sequence ATGGCTGCCGAGCGCTATCTCAACCACCCCACATTCGGAATGTTGTATCGGGTGGCACCGGCCGGTGAGGGTCGGGACATCTACGCCACGTTGTATGCCCAGCGCATGTTCTTCCTAGTGACCTTGCAGCCCCGTGGAGCCCAGTTCGAGGTGATTCCCTACGGCGATGCCCGTCATCATGCCGATGTCAATCTGCAGCGCTGCCAGCGCGCCGGCTCCGAGGAACTGGAGAATTGGCGGCAGCTGTTTGATCAAACCTTCATCTGA
- the dusB gene encoding tRNA dihydrouridine synthase DusB, translating into MLASVPLQLSGSGTARRLECRVLQSPLAGVSDRVFRHLVRGWAPDALLFTEMVNATSLELGFGRGKVEELGDEQGPIGVQLFDHRPEAMADAARRAEDVGAFLIDINMGCPVRKIARKGGGSGLIRDPDLASRIIEAVANAVRLPVTVKTRLGWCGSDADPQTWCRQLQDAGAQLLTLHGRTREQGFKGKADWAAIAAVKQALTIPVIANGDINTPGDAQRCLSQTGADGVMVGRGTMGAPWLVGQIDAALKGLPIPATPGPAARLTLAREQLLALVESRGEHGLLIARKHMGWTCTGFPGAPQLRHALMRAPTPEDALALLEIQRLALE; encoded by the coding sequence ATGCTCGCCTCCGTTCCGCTACAGCTTTCCGGGTCCGGCACGGCGCGGCGGCTGGAGTGCCGCGTGCTGCAGTCCCCCCTGGCCGGCGTCAGCGACCGTGTATTCCGGCATCTAGTGCGCGGCTGGGCGCCTGATGCGCTGCTGTTCACGGAGATGGTAAATGCCACCAGCCTTGAGCTGGGCTTCGGGCGCGGCAAGGTGGAGGAACTCGGCGACGAGCAAGGCCCGATCGGCGTGCAGCTGTTCGATCACCGCCCGGAGGCCATGGCCGATGCAGCCCGCCGAGCCGAAGACGTAGGGGCATTCCTGATCGACATCAACATGGGTTGCCCGGTGCGCAAGATCGCCCGTAAGGGCGGCGGATCAGGGCTGATCCGCGACCCCGACCTCGCCAGCAGGATTATCGAAGCCGTGGCAAACGCCGTGCGGTTGCCCGTCACGGTGAAAACACGACTCGGTTGGTGCGGCAGCGACGCCGACCCTCAGACCTGGTGCCGGCAGTTGCAGGACGCCGGTGCGCAATTACTCACCCTGCACGGCCGGACTCGCGAGCAGGGGTTCAAAGGCAAGGCGGATTGGGCTGCCATCGCCGCCGTCAAGCAGGCCCTCACCATCCCGGTGATCGCAAACGGAGACATCAACACTCCCGGGGATGCCCAGCGCTGCCTGTCCCAGACCGGCGCCGACGGCGTCATGGTGGGCCGGGGAACCATGGGGGCCCCCTGGCTGGTGGGGCAGATAGATGCGGCACTCAAGGGCCTGCCGATCCCAGCCACCCCTGGCCCCGCAGCCCGCCTGACCCTGGCCCGGGAGCAGCTGCTGGCGCTGGTGGAATCCCGCGGTGAACACGGGCTGTTGATCGCCCGAAAGCACATGGGCTGGACCTGCACCGGCTTTCCCGGAGCTCCGCAGCTGCGTCATGCCTTGATGCGCGCTCCCACCCCAGAGGACGCCCTAGCGTTGCTGGAGATTCAACGTCTGGCCCTGGAGTGA
- the proC gene encoding pyrroline-5-carboxylate reductase, protein MSSSLVVPSLGVIGLGRMAQALVEPLLSSKAFPADQVLAVVGTAATAERLRQGTFAGVPIQSSGSAEAARVWMAPIQLLAVKPQQIDGIAAAAPVTENKPLLVSVLAGVSLDRLQRLFPGHRVVRAVPNTPALVGEGLTALAWGEAISSEQRLQVRELFAGVSEVLELPEDKLDAFLALTSSGPAFVALMAEAMADGAVAAGLPRDLAHRLAHRTLAGTAALLNQRQLHPATLKDMVTSPGGTTIAGVRALERAGARSALMEAVIAAAERSRELA, encoded by the coding sequence TTGAGTTCGAGTCTTGTGGTTCCTTCCCTCGGTGTGATCGGCCTGGGCCGCATGGCCCAGGCGTTGGTGGAACCACTGTTGAGTAGCAAGGCGTTTCCGGCTGATCAGGTGTTGGCGGTTGTCGGCACTGCCGCTACTGCAGAGCGTCTGCGACAAGGGACCTTTGCAGGGGTCCCGATCCAGTCCTCCGGCAGCGCTGAAGCAGCTCGGGTCTGGATGGCGCCCATCCAGTTGCTGGCCGTCAAGCCCCAGCAGATCGATGGGATCGCCGCGGCGGCCCCTGTCACCGAAAACAAGCCTCTGTTGGTGTCCGTTTTGGCCGGCGTCAGCCTGGACCGCTTGCAGCGCCTGTTCCCCGGGCATCGTGTAGTGCGCGCGGTCCCGAACACCCCTGCGCTGGTGGGGGAAGGGCTCACGGCCCTGGCCTGGGGGGAGGCGATCAGCTCTGAGCAGCGCCTGCAGGTTCGTGAGTTGTTTGCCGGCGTCAGTGAGGTGCTGGAGTTGCCTGAAGACAAGCTCGATGCCTTTCTTGCTCTCACCTCTTCCGGCCCGGCGTTTGTGGCGCTGATGGCTGAAGCGATGGCGGATGGTGCGGTTGCGGCTGGCCTGCCGCGGGATCTGGCCCATCGTCTGGCCCATCGCACCCTGGCTGGAACCGCTGCGTTGCTTAATCAGCGTCAGTTGCACCCCGCCACGCTGAAAGACATGGTGACGTCCCCCGGTGGCACCACCATCGCTGGGGTGCGCGCCCTGGAACGGGCGGGAGCCCGTTCCGCCTTGATGGAGGCCGTCATCGCTGCCGCCGAGCGCAGCCGCGAGCTCGCCTGA
- a CDS encoding glycosyltransferase family 4 protein, producing the protein MVQIAWLGKKSPFCGNVSYGLSTTEALRQRGHQTHFIHFDNPRNPESRGTSLLANDPDVSLPYLVKSQVYTIPSPGAQRELRDSLERLKPDIVHASLTLSPLDFRLPDLCQQLGVPLVATFHPPFDAGLRNITAGTQQLTYQLYAPALARYDRVIVFSQLQADVLVRLGVPEQRLVVIPNGVDTECWAPATPGTSNLTLKRVRERLGSQRIFLYMGRLATEKNVEALLRAWRLTSPIGCRLVIVGDGPLCSGLMNQFGNGEVLWWGYEPDLETRVALLQCAEVFVLPSLVEGLSLALLEAMASGTACVATDAGADGEALEGGAGIVLSTQGVTTQLRTLLPVLRDQPVLTAELGRRARQRALERYTISRNIDAIEALYGSLVRPDQRAA; encoded by the coding sequence TTGGTGCAGATCGCCTGGCTGGGGAAGAAGTCACCGTTCTGCGGGAACGTCTCCTACGGCCTCAGCACCACCGAGGCGCTGCGTCAGCGGGGGCATCAGACCCACTTCATTCATTTCGACAATCCCCGCAATCCCGAGAGCCGCGGAACGTCGTTGCTGGCCAATGATCCGGACGTCAGCCTGCCGTATCTGGTCAAATCGCAGGTGTACACGATCCCCTCGCCAGGGGCACAGCGGGAGCTGCGGGACTCCCTGGAGCGGCTGAAGCCGGACATCGTTCACGCCAGCCTCACCCTCTCCCCCCTCGATTTCCGCCTGCCGGACCTTTGTCAACAACTTGGGGTGCCCCTGGTGGCCACCTTTCATCCCCCTTTTGATGCGGGACTGCGCAACATCACCGCCGGCACCCAGCAGCTCACCTATCAGCTCTATGCCCCGGCCCTGGCCCGCTACGACCGGGTAATCGTGTTCTCCCAGCTCCAGGCCGACGTGCTGGTCCGCCTTGGTGTGCCGGAGCAGCGCCTGGTGGTGATCCCCAATGGAGTAGACACGGAATGCTGGGCCCCTGCCACCCCAGGCACCAGCAATCTAACCCTCAAACGGGTGAGGGAGCGGCTGGGTTCGCAGAGGATCTTCCTCTACATGGGACGGCTGGCCACCGAGAAAAATGTCGAAGCGCTGTTGCGGGCCTGGCGGCTCACCTCACCAATCGGTTGCCGACTGGTGATCGTCGGCGATGGCCCCCTCTGCAGCGGACTGATGAACCAGTTCGGCAATGGAGAGGTGCTGTGGTGGGGCTATGAGCCCGATCTGGAAACCCGTGTGGCGCTGCTGCAGTGCGCCGAAGTCTTTGTGCTGCCCAGCCTCGTTGAGGGATTGTCCCTGGCATTGCTGGAGGCGATGGCCAGCGGCACCGCCTGCGTGGCCACTGATGCCGGCGCCGACGGCGAAGCACTGGAAGGGGGCGCGGGCATCGTTCTGAGCACCCAGGGGGTCACCACCCAACTACGCACCCTGTTGCCGGTGCTGCGGGATCAGCCGGTGCTCACCGCGGAGCTGGGGAGACGTGCCCGCCAGCGTGCCCTTGAGCGCTACACGATCAGCCGCAACATCGATGCGATCGAAGCGCTCTATGGATCCCTGGTCCGCCCCGACCAGAGGGCGGCCTGA
- a CDS encoding DNA repair protein RecO C-terminal domain-containing protein: MAERTLVGLALKVGPLGEHDRLLSLLSDAEGVTRLAVPGARRPESSLAAAAPLTLLELQVGGRSGLARVRQLRVLHSHAGLGRQLETLSAAQAFCDLCLQMGREDPVEGLLATLQLHLERLDQRSDCLDELLASSVQGAIHLLTLGGYSLPLQSCCLSGAPLEPPIGTWEWRCSLLPMDGFAIDRQPGAAMTLNPSELALLQRLTRADLPRRRDGELMGPRPVWLRLLAVVEIWIRTHLQRGNPALAMLRECVTATQVSQHGADAGNS, from the coding sequence ATGGCCGAACGCACCCTGGTGGGCTTAGCCCTGAAGGTGGGGCCACTCGGCGAGCACGATCGGCTGCTCAGCCTGCTCAGCGATGCGGAGGGGGTGACCCGCCTAGCAGTCCCGGGTGCCCGTCGGCCGGAGAGCAGCCTGGCCGCGGCGGCACCCCTGACCCTGCTGGAACTGCAGGTCGGCGGCCGCAGTGGTCTGGCCCGCGTTCGCCAGCTGCGGGTGCTCCACAGCCATGCCGGACTGGGCCGCCAGCTGGAGACCTTGTCCGCCGCTCAGGCCTTCTGTGATCTCTGTCTGCAGATGGGACGGGAGGATCCGGTGGAGGGATTGCTGGCCACACTCCAACTGCATCTGGAACGGCTGGACCAGCGCAGCGACTGCCTGGATGAGCTGCTGGCCAGCAGCGTGCAGGGGGCCATCCATCTGTTGACCCTGGGGGGATACAGCCTGCCGCTGCAGAGTTGTTGTCTCAGCGGCGCTCCACTGGAGCCTCCGATTGGGACGTGGGAGTGGCGCTGCAGCCTCCTGCCGATGGACGGCTTCGCCATTGATCGACAGCCTGGAGCGGCGATGACCCTCAATCCCTCGGAGCTGGCCTTGCTGCAACGGCTGACCCGTGCAGATCTACCGCGCCGCCGCGACGGGGAGCTGATGGGGCCACGCCCGGTTTGGTTGCGGTTGCTGGCCGTGGTCGAAATCTGGATCCGAACCCATCTGCAGCGGGGGAACCCTGCCCTGGCGATGCTGCGGGAATGCGTCACTGCGACGCAGGTAAGCCAACATGGCGCCGACGCAGGGAACAGTTGA
- a CDS encoding YggS family pyridoxal phosphate-dependent enzyme, translating into MPGLLSDRWTALQAALPATAQLLAVSKGHPAEAIRELAASGQRAFGESRLQEALPKQEQLADLALQWHFIGRLQSNKVRSVVRAFPVIHSVDSLPLAQRVSRIAGEEEQRPEVLLQVKLRPDANKGGFLRHELLSAWTELAALPSMTVVGLMTMAPMGCDADDRRALFQECRELADQLELSECSMGMSGDWQEAAEAGSTWLRLGSVLFGPRPSAPPQAG; encoded by the coding sequence TTGCCAGGCCTCCTCTCTGATCGCTGGACCGCTCTGCAGGCGGCGCTGCCGGCCACGGCACAGCTGCTGGCCGTCAGCAAGGGGCACCCCGCCGAGGCGATTCGTGAGCTGGCGGCCAGCGGTCAGCGAGCCTTTGGCGAGAGCCGGCTGCAAGAGGCGCTGCCCAAGCAAGAGCAGTTGGCGGACCTGGCCCTGCAATGGCATTTCATCGGGCGGCTGCAGAGCAACAAGGTGCGATCGGTGGTGCGTGCCTTTCCGGTGATTCATTCCGTCGATTCCTTGCCTCTGGCGCAGCGGGTATCCCGGATTGCCGGCGAGGAAGAGCAGCGACCGGAGGTGCTGCTGCAGGTAAAGCTACGGCCTGATGCCAACAAGGGCGGCTTCCTGCGCCATGAGCTGCTGTCTGCTTGGACAGAACTTGCTGCGTTGCCATCGATGACGGTCGTCGGACTGATGACCATGGCGCCGATGGGCTGCGACGCAGATGATCGTCGGGCCTTGTTTCAGGAGTGCCGGGAACTGGCCGATCAGTTGGAGCTGAGCGAGTGCTCGATGGGCATGAGCGGCGATTGGCAAGAGGCGGCTGAGGCGGGCAGCACCTGGCTGCGTCTGGGGTCCGTGCTCTTTGGCCCCCGGCCGTCAGCACCACCTCAGGCTGGATGA
- the sepF gene encoding cell division protein SepF, translating into MSLISRLRAVVAGDDYLDGDLDDLVYEDDQPETDQRASQADGGALATIGDSNPFDMGDNFSGSNVIGMPGISTAAAEVNLMEPRSFDEMPRAIQALRERKTVILNLTMMEPDQAQRAVDFVAGGTFAIDGHQERVGESIFLFAPSCVTVTNTSHDEATTPTVVSRDAEAEQQQEASAAPSPAWGAAAL; encoded by the coding sequence GTGTCGCTGATTTCCCGCCTGCGTGCCGTCGTCGCTGGTGACGACTATCTCGATGGCGATCTTGATGATCTGGTCTACGAGGACGATCAACCCGAAACGGATCAGCGGGCCAGCCAGGCCGATGGTGGGGCTTTGGCCACCATCGGCGACAGCAATCCTTTCGACATGGGGGACAACTTTTCAGGGTCCAATGTGATCGGCATGCCTGGCATCAGCACTGCCGCCGCTGAAGTGAATCTGATGGAGCCCCGCAGCTTCGATGAAATGCCCCGGGCGATTCAGGCCCTGCGTGAGCGCAAGACCGTCATCCTCAACCTGACGATGATGGAACCGGATCAGGCCCAGCGCGCGGTGGATTTCGTGGCCGGTGGCACCTTCGCCATCGACGGACACCAGGAGCGGGTGGGTGAAAGCATCTTCCTGTTCGCCCCCAGCTGCGTCACCGTGACCAACACCAGTCACGACGAAGCCACCACCCCCACGGTGGTGAGCCGTGATGCGGAAGCCGAGCAACAGCAGGAAGCGTCGGCTGCTCCTTCCCCAGCTTGGGGCGCCGCCGCTCTTTGA
- a CDS encoding MFS transporter → MRHCDAGKPTWRRRREQLSGSATSAPDTSRRGLQAVIRLDGFRRLWLGQIFSQLADKFYIVLMVFLIAQYWVSSDPASSGPLADVASAIRMDIETRAERITLLATGIYVANTVPAILLGMLAGVWADRWPKRRVMVASNAMRALLVLLAPFCLVPGPLFLGLSWGYWALLVMTFFESVLTQFFAPAEQAAIPLLVPRELLLAANSLYQATSMAATIVGFALGEPILRLLNGAFLQLGLAGGEFLLLPFCYGMAAVSLSTIQMREAPRETGDVSILEEVREGLQVLVKRPTVRRAMRNLVLLYSLLAAMYVLAISLAGSINSLGPTGFGSLLAMSGLGMAIGAVVTAQVGHRISRHHLGATGLATITFALVMLGQLQGRLLITLLLCTILGIGAALVAIPAQTTLQEDTPERERGRVFGLQNNLINIALSLPLVLAGTLVSSVGLEPVLLLLAAMALLAAVLERPWKRC, encoded by the coding sequence ATGCGTCACTGCGACGCAGGTAAGCCAACATGGCGCCGACGCAGGGAACAGTTGAGCGGATCTGCAACTAGCGCTCCAGACACCAGCCGGCGAGGTCTGCAGGCGGTGATCCGTCTGGATGGGTTCCGGCGGCTGTGGCTGGGGCAGATCTTCTCCCAGCTGGCGGACAAGTTCTACATCGTGTTGATGGTGTTCCTGATCGCCCAGTACTGGGTGAGCAGCGACCCCGCCAGCAGCGGTCCGCTGGCGGACGTGGCGTCAGCCATCCGCATGGACATCGAGACGCGGGCGGAACGCATCACGCTTCTGGCCACAGGCATCTACGTGGCCAACACGGTCCCCGCCATCCTGCTGGGGATGCTGGCCGGCGTCTGGGCGGATCGATGGCCGAAGCGCCGGGTGATGGTGGCCTCCAATGCCATGCGCGCCCTGCTGGTGCTGTTGGCACCGTTCTGCCTGGTGCCGGGCCCGTTGTTTCTCGGTTTGAGCTGGGGGTACTGGGCTCTGCTGGTGATGACCTTTTTCGAATCGGTGCTGACCCAGTTCTTCGCGCCGGCTGAGCAGGCTGCGATTCCACTCCTGGTGCCACGGGAGCTGCTGCTCGCGGCCAATTCCCTGTATCAAGCCACCAGCATGGCCGCCACGATCGTGGGGTTCGCCCTGGGGGAGCCGATTCTGCGGTTGCTCAACGGCGCCTTCCTCCAACTCGGTCTCGCCGGCGGTGAGTTCCTGCTGCTGCCATTCTGCTATGGCATGGCCGCGGTGAGTCTGAGCACGATCCAGATGCGGGAAGCCCCAAGGGAAACGGGGGATGTCAGCATCCTTGAAGAAGTCCGCGAGGGCCTGCAGGTGTTGGTGAAGCGACCCACGGTGCGCCGGGCGATGCGCAATCTGGTGTTGCTCTATAGCCTGCTGGCGGCCATGTACGTGCTGGCCATCAGCCTGGCAGGCTCGATCAACAGTCTTGGCCCCACCGGATTCGGCAGCCTGCTGGCCATGAGCGGCCTCGGCATGGCCATCGGAGCCGTGGTCACCGCCCAGGTCGGTCACCGGATCAGCCGTCATCACCTCGGTGCCACCGGTCTGGCCACCATCACCTTTGCCCTGGTGATGCTGGGGCAGTTGCAGGGTCGACTGCTGATCACCCTGTTGCTCTGCACCATCCTTGGCATCGGGGCGGCACTGGTGGCAATCCCAGCCCAGACCACCCTGCAGGAGGACACACCGGAGCGGGAGCGCGGCAGGGTGTTCGGACTGCAAAACAACCTGATCAACATCGCCCTGAGCCTGCCGCTCGTGCTGGCAGGCACCCTGGTGAGCAGCGTCGGGCTGGAACCGGTCCTGCTGCTATTGGCGGCGATGGCCCTGCTGGCAGCGGTGCTCGAACGCCCCTGGAAGCGCTGCTAA
- a CDS encoding DUF1823 family protein, which yields MVTMLPTHVTDLWPLSRALLMQILEDRCSDRFVCERIWERLGYVEADGTWSAGPETPLDWREACPKGPQLIAQRPASVRLTRSIPKQHKQLLKQQLQFQGYRIGELYPRRTRRATAVSWLLAWLAQQEMPLAEQGPMAPELPVPMDPVAGHPGDLPVA from the coding sequence ATGGTCACCATGCTGCCGACTCACGTGACCGACCTCTGGCCCCTTAGCCGGGCATTGCTGATGCAGATCCTGGAGGACCGTTGCAGCGACCGTTTCGTCTGTGAGCGGATCTGGGAGCGCCTGGGTTATGTCGAGGCGGATGGCACTTGGAGTGCAGGTCCCGAGACACCTCTCGATTGGAGGGAGGCTTGTCCGAAGGGCCCACAGCTGATTGCGCAACGGCCGGCTTCGGTTCGCCTGACCCGCTCGATCCCGAAGCAGCACAAGCAATTGCTGAAGCAGCAACTGCAGTTTCAGGGCTACCGCATCGGTGAGCTCTACCCGCGACGGACCCGCCGCGCCACCGCCGTGAGCTGGCTCCTGGCCTGGCTGGCCCAGCAGGAGATGCCCCTTGCGGAACAGGGGCCGATGGCTCCCGAGCTTCCGGTGCCCATGGATCCGGTCGCCGGCCACCCAGGCGACTTGCCGGTGGCTTGA
- a CDS encoding energy-coupling factor transporter transmembrane protein EcfT encodes MDWLRQIPMGQFVDGREGWLRRLDARLKLAWSLVFLLTPVLAGPLWRVALVLGLLLLTLISGLPRRIWWRSLLVLTLLALTVGTLSMLLPAADPAATLALRSPQELPDALPQGPSWVVFELGPLSVDRASLLLGLRTSTLIFTVIHSINLVLISTPPEDLVWALSWWLAPLNRLGLPMERLGFQLLLALRFLPLVQEELQNLLRSLASRAVNLRRLGFKASFGLVLAVGERLLANILLRAEQGADALVARGGSVSGPAGFRIPDERPAPLVNGLALLSLLAVLGLRTRYGDL; translated from the coding sequence ATGGACTGGCTGCGGCAGATCCCGATGGGGCAGTTCGTCGACGGCCGTGAGGGCTGGTTGCGTCGACTCGATGCCCGCTTGAAGTTGGCCTGGTCTCTGGTGTTTCTGCTCACCCCTGTGCTGGCGGGGCCGCTGTGGCGTGTGGCGCTGGTGCTTGGCCTGCTGCTTCTCACGTTGATCAGTGGCCTTCCCCGCAGGATCTGGTGGCGGTCCCTGCTGGTGCTGACGCTTTTGGCGCTGACGGTTGGCACTTTGTCGATGCTGTTGCCGGCCGCTGATCCGGCCGCAACGCTGGCCTTGCGTTCCCCCCAGGAGCTGCCGGATGCCCTGCCCCAGGGACCGTCCTGGGTGGTGTTTGAGCTGGGACCGCTCTCGGTGGACCGGGCCTCGCTGCTGTTGGGATTGCGCACCTCCACGCTGATCTTCACGGTGATTCACAGCATCAATCTGGTACTGATCAGCACCCCACCTGAAGACCTGGTGTGGGCCCTGAGCTGGTGGCTGGCACCGCTCAACCGTCTCGGGCTGCCGATGGAACGGCTGGGGTTTCAGTTGTTGTTGGCCCTGCGCTTTCTTCCCCTGGTGCAGGAGGAACTGCAGAACCTGTTGCGATCCCTGGCCAGTCGTGCCGTCAACCTGCGCCGACTGGGGTTCAAGGCATCCTTCGGACTAGTGCTGGCGGTGGGAGAACGGCTGCTGGCCAACATCCTTCTGCGGGCGGAACAAGGGGCCGATGCCCTTGTGGCTCGCGGCGGCTCGGTCTCGGGGCCAGCAGGCTTCCGGATACCGGATGAGCGGCCGGCACCCCTGGTCAATGGACTGGCACTGTTGAGCCTATTGGCCGTGCTGGGTCTGAGGACTCGGTACGGTGATTTGTGA
- the der gene encoding ribosome biogenesis GTPase Der → MARPVVAIIGRPNVGKSTLVNRLCRSREAIVHDEPGVTRDRTYQDGYWGDREFKVVDTGGLVFDDDSEFLPEIREQAALAMEEASVAVVIVDGQQGITAADESIAEFLRSRPCPTLLAVNKCESPEQGLAMAAEFWSFGLGEPHPISAIHGVGTGDLLDQVLTFLPLKDQEGDEEEPIQMAIIGRPNVGKSSLLNAICGEQRAIVSPIRGTTRDTIDTNIVSENRPWRLVDTAGIRRRRSVNYGPEYFGINRSFKAIDRSDVCVLVIDALDGVTEQDQRLAGRIEEDGRACVVVVNKWDAVEKDSHTMTAMEKELRAKLYFLDWAPMLFTSALTGQRVDSIFALAALAVEQHRRRVSTSVVNEVLKEALSWRSPPTTRGGRQGRLYYGTQVASRPPSFTLFVNDPKLFGDTYRRYVERQIREGLGFDGTPVKLYWRGKQQRDAERDMVRQQNRQS, encoded by the coding sequence TTGGCGCGTCCCGTCGTCGCGATCATCGGACGCCCCAACGTCGGCAAGTCGACTCTGGTGAATCGTCTCTGCCGCAGTCGCGAAGCTATTGTGCATGACGAGCCTGGCGTCACCCGCGACCGCACCTACCAAGACGGTTACTGGGGCGATCGTGAGTTCAAGGTGGTCGACACCGGTGGCCTGGTGTTCGACGACGACAGTGAATTTCTGCCGGAGATCCGTGAACAGGCGGCTCTGGCCATGGAGGAAGCCAGCGTTGCTGTGGTGATCGTGGATGGCCAGCAGGGCATCACGGCTGCGGATGAATCCATCGCGGAATTTCTGCGCAGTCGACCCTGTCCAACGCTGCTGGCCGTCAACAAGTGCGAGTCGCCGGAGCAGGGTCTGGCGATGGCAGCTGAATTCTGGAGCTTTGGACTGGGAGAACCCCATCCGATTTCAGCCATCCATGGAGTGGGCACCGGAGATCTGCTGGATCAGGTGCTCACCTTCCTGCCCCTTAAGGATCAGGAGGGGGATGAGGAGGAGCCGATCCAGATGGCGATCATCGGACGGCCGAATGTGGGTAAATCCAGTCTGCTCAATGCAATCTGTGGCGAGCAGCGGGCAATTGTGAGCCCCATCCGCGGCACCACACGGGACACCATCGACACCAACATTGTTAGTGAGAACCGCCCCTGGCGGCTGGTGGACACCGCAGGGATCCGCCGCCGTCGGAGTGTCAATTACGGCCCTGAATACTTCGGCATCAACCGCAGTTTCAAAGCGATTGATCGCAGTGACGTCTGCGTGCTGGTGATCGATGCCCTCGATGGCGTCACCGAACAGGATCAGCGGCTGGCGGGGCGGATCGAGGAGGACGGTCGCGCCTGTGTGGTGGTGGTGAATAAATGGGATGCGGTGGAGAAGGACAGCCACACCATGACGGCCATGGAAAAGGAGCTCCGGGCCAAGCTGTATTTCCTCGACTGGGCGCCGATGCTGTTTACCTCGGCCCTCACCGGTCAGCGGGTGGACAGCATTTTTGCTCTGGCCGCCCTGGCGGTGGAGCAGCACCGCCGGCGCGTCAGCACCTCCGTGGTGAATGAAGTGCTCAAGGAGGCCCTTAGTTGGCGCAGTCCCCCCACCACTCGCGGCGGCCGTCAGGGGCGTCTGTACTACGGCACCCAGGTGGCCAGCCGCCCCCCAAGTTTCACCCTGTTCGTCAACGACCCAAAGCTCTTCGGTGATACCTACCGCCGCTATGTCGAACGCCAGATCCGCGAGGGGCTGGGATTCGACGGCACCCCGGTGAAGCTCTACTGGCGTGGCAAGCAGCAACGCGATGCCGAACGGGACATGGTGCGTCAGCAGAACCGCCAGAGCTGA